In Saccharothrix syringae, the following are encoded in one genomic region:
- the pstS gene encoding phosphate ABC transporter substrate-binding protein PstS: protein MKTKRHGAVLGLIAAGALLLTACGSDNNTPAGGAAQTAGESSTPVECGGKSKLSAEGSSAQKNAIDTFIQSYQQRCSGSDLAYNASGSGAGVKQFIAAQVDFGGSDSPLSDSKGEVAGAAERCQGNPAWHLPLVFGPVAIGYKLDGVTDLTLTGEVAAKIFNGTVKKWNDPAVAALNSGASLPDKDIKVVYRSDESGTTDNFQKYLTAASKGAWTQGDGKQFKGGVGEGKEKSAGVAQAAGSVDGAITYVELSFAQDNKLSLAKIDNGAGAVELNAESVGKAIDGATVKGSGNDLVLDLNSIYGSSAAGAYPLLLATYEIVCSKGYDADTAKAVKAFLTVAATDGQAGLADAGYAPLPKAFQDKLLTAIKAIA from the coding sequence GTGAAGACCAAGCGGCACGGTGCCGTTCTCGGCCTGATCGCGGCCGGTGCGCTTCTGCTCACCGCGTGCGGCAGTGACAACAACACCCCCGCGGGCGGCGCGGCGCAGACGGCCGGCGAGTCGTCGACGCCCGTCGAGTGCGGTGGCAAGTCGAAGCTGAGCGCAGAGGGCTCTTCGGCGCAGAAGAACGCGATCGACACGTTCATCCAGTCCTACCAGCAGCGCTGCTCGGGCTCCGACCTGGCGTACAACGCCTCGGGCTCCGGCGCGGGCGTCAAGCAGTTCATCGCCGCCCAGGTCGACTTCGGCGGCTCGGACTCGCCGCTGTCCGACAGCAAGGGCGAGGTCGCCGGTGCCGCCGAGCGCTGCCAGGGCAACCCGGCGTGGCACCTCCCGCTGGTCTTCGGCCCGGTCGCCATCGGCTACAAGCTCGACGGCGTGACCGACCTGACCCTCACCGGCGAGGTCGCGGCCAAGATCTTCAACGGCACGGTCAAGAAGTGGAACGACCCGGCCGTCGCCGCGCTCAACTCCGGCGCCTCGCTGCCCGACAAGGACATCAAGGTCGTCTACCGCTCGGACGAGTCCGGCACCACGGACAACTTCCAGAAGTACCTGACCGCCGCCTCGAAGGGCGCGTGGACCCAGGGCGACGGCAAGCAGTTCAAGGGCGGTGTCGGCGAGGGCAAGGAGAAGTCCGCCGGCGTCGCGCAGGCCGCCGGTTCGGTCGACGGCGCCATCACCTACGTCGAGCTGTCGTTCGCGCAGGACAACAAGCTGTCCCTCGCCAAGATCGACAACGGCGCGGGCGCGGTCGAGCTGAACGCCGAGTCGGTCGGCAAGGCCATCGACGGCGCGACCGTCAAGGGCTCGGGCAACGACCTGGTGCTCGACCTGAACTCGATCTACGGCTCCAGCGCCGCGGGCGCCTACCCGCTGCTGCTGGCCACCTACGAGATCGTCTGCTCGAAGGGCTACGACGCCGACACCGCGAAGGCCGTCAAGGCGTTCCTCACGGTCGCGGCGACCGACGGCCAGGCGGGCCTGGCGGACGCGGGCTACGCTCCGCTCCCGAAGGCGTTCCAGGACAAGCTCCTGACCGCCATCAAGGCGATCGCCTGA